The genomic DNA CGCTCCAGACGGTAACGGTCCGCGAGCGCCGACTGGAGCCGGCCGAGCAGTTCAGGCATGCGATCGCTTGGGGAAGGGGTGAGCGGAAGATGGGAGCGCGGAGGGCGTTTGGCTAGGACCATCCTGCCCGCGAGCGTTTTCCGGTGTGATCAACCATGGGCGTGGTAGATCGAAGGCGGGTTCCGCCCCGCCAGCCGCGCAGGCGACTCGGGGTCGTGGCTCGGCAAGTAGGCAATACCGCGCCGCACGAGCGACAGCACTCGAGACAGAGTCTGGCGATGCTCCTCGACATTGGCAATGAAGCCCTGCTCTCGCTGATTGTGGAGGGCTGGGAGGTCATAGGTGACGTCTCCGGCGAGCAGCACGTCCCCCTCCGTGCTTCGCAGCAGGAAGCTCGTGTGTCCCGGGCTATGTCCCGGCGTCGGTAGAGCGACGATCGAGCCATCCGGCGTCACCCGCCAGCTCCCCGGGAACCCAAGCAACGCTGGGCCGTCGAAGTCGAAGAGACTGGGAACGAAGCCTCGGGGCACAGGGGCTGTCAGGAAGCGAAGCAACCGGCCGGGGAACCGGGCCACGGGGGCCCATTCCGACCTCGCCACCCACACCCGCCGTTGGTCGAACGCCGCGAGTCCTCCGACATGGTCCCCGTGAAGATGCGTCAGCAGTACGCGGTCGAAGTCTCCGGGCGTGAGGCCCCGCCGAGCCAGCTCGGGAACCAGCGCCTGGTCCGACGAGATATGGAAGCGGGTTCTGGTCGGTCCTCCCCTTGCGCCCGGCCGGGCACCTGCGTCGACCAGGATCCGTTCAGTTCCGGTCTCGATGATCCAGGACCACATCGGCAACGGCGCCGTCCAGCGCGGGTCTCGCCCTAGCGCGCGGATCAGGCCGACTGGCCCGCCGTGGGCCGGGCTGCCCTCAAGGAAGGTGGGCTTCAATTCCAGCACGCCGGTCGACAGGGCGGTGATCTTCATGGACGGCGATCCAGTTCCTGGGTTAATATTTAGTCAACTCACTTTACCAATTACTAACCTAGGTTTATTATATGTCAAGTGGACACCGTCCCGCCTGGTCGGAGTTGCGGCGGGAGATGGCCGAGTCGCCGGCTCGGGCGTTCGGGACCGTGTATCGGCGGTTTCAGGAGGCTGCCAACCGGGCGTACGCGACGCACGGCTGGAAGGGCCTGACGCTGTCGCACGTGCAGTTCCTGTCCGAGACGGAGGAGGCCGGCACGCGATTGTCGGACGTGGCCTCTGCCCTGAAGACGACCAAGCAGTACGCGGGGAGGCTGGCCAGGGAAATGGCGTCCAAGCGCCTCGTCACCCTGGTGGCCGATCCGCTGGACCGGCGCGCGGTCCTGGCCAAACCCACGGAGCGCGGACGCGCGTTCCTGCAGGATGCGTGTGCGGTGCGCGCGGAGCTGGAAACCCGATATCTCGGCCGCCTCTCGCCGTCGCGCGCGGCGGCCTTCGTGGCGACCCTCAAGGAGCTCGTGACCGCGACGGACGGCTGACAGGATCAGAGCGGCGACGGACGGCCGTCACCGGATCACGGACTGATAGGTGAGCGTCTGAAAGACTTCGTTCACGTCGTCGCGATTGGGAAAGAGCTGCATCATCAGCACCCCCACCAGCCGCTCCTTGGGATCGATCCAGAAGCTCGTGCCCAGGATGCCGCCCCAGGAGTAGGTGCCCGCGGAGCCGAGCACGCCCGTGGCGCCCAGGTCCCGCACGACGGCGAAGCCCAGGCCGAAGCCGACGCCGGGCCCGAGCGGGTTCTTGAGGTCGGAGGTCGCATCGGCCGTCATGAGCTCCACGGTCTTGGGGCTGAGCAGGCGCGCGCCGTCGAGCTGGCCACCGTTGAGCAGCATCTGGGCGAACCGAGCGTAGTCCCCCGCCGTGCTGAAGAGCCCCGCCCCGCCCGAGAAGAAGGTGTCCGAGCCGCGGGTGCCGGGGCCGCCGAACCGCCCGAGAGGCAGCCGGCCGTCTTCCCAGGAGTCGGTGCCGGCCATGGCGCGGAGCGAGTCGTGCGGCGAGCTGTATGCCCTCGCCAGGCGGCCGAGCTTCTCGTCGGGCACGCGGAAGCCGGTGTCGTGCATCCGAAGCGGCTGGAAGATACGGGCATGGAGGAACTCATCCAGCGTGAGACCGGAGGCGATCTCGACGACCCGGCCGAGCACGTCCACCGAGAGGCTGTAGCGCCACTCGTGGCCGGGCTGAAAGGCGAGCGGTTGGGCGGCCAGGCGGGTCATGTTCTCCGCCTGGGTCGGCACCAGGTCGCTGAGGCCGTCGCTCACGTGGGCGGCGCGATAGGCCTTTCCGACGGCGGAGGTGTCGATGAAGCCGTAGACCAGGCCAGACCGGTGGGTGAGCAGGTCGTGAATGGTCATCGCGCGCTCCGGCGGGACGAGCGAGTCCCGCCCGGCCCAGACCTTGGTCGAGGCGAACTCGGGGATGTACTTCGACACGGAATCGGCGAGCCTCAGGCGGCCCTCTTCGACCAGCATCATCGCGGCGACGCTGGTGACCGCCTTGGTCATCGAAGCGATCCGGAAGATGGTGTTTCGGCGCATGGGACTGTGGGACGCGACATCGCGCCAGCCGGCGGTGTCGAGCTCCACCAGCCGCCCATCACGCGCCACCAGCGCGACCAGCCCAGCCACGGAGCCCTGCTCGACATAGCGCCGCAGCATGGGTCGAATCCGGGCGAGCCGCACCGAGGACATGCCGACGGTCTCGGGGCGAGCACGCGGGAGCTGGGCCGCGGCAGTGGCCGGTGCGGCGATGACAAGCGCGAGGAAAAAGCGAAAAGGTCTCAGCTCCATAGCTCAGCCACCCTCCCCGGGAACGCCACCAGCGCCTTCTGCAGCAACCATCCCAGACCATACAGCGTCGCCGCCGCGCCTGCCGCGCTCAGCGCCACCACGCCGCCGAGCATCCCCGCCCCCACTCCGATCCATCCCGACCCTGCCGCGACCTCCCGCCACGTGAGCCCCGGATCCGGCCGCTTGAGCGGCTTTCCCTCGGCGCCCGCGCCGAGCCGCTCCAGCCGCCGGAGGCGCGGCTCGAGGGGCAGCTGCATGTGGAGCAGCAGGCTGGTCACGTCGGGGCGGCTGTGGTCCTTGTCCACATCGGGGTCCCACACCGGGAACAGGAAGTGGACCGCCACCGCGCCGGGCACCTTCATCTTGCGGTTCGCGAGCGTGCGGTACGCCTGGGCGAGAGCACCCGGATAGCGGGTGAGCTGGACCGCGGTGGCGTCCGCCAGCTTCCGCCGCGCCCGCCACAGCGCGGAGACCGACGGGGCCATGACGAATACCGTGAGCCAGATGATGGCCTTGGCCGCGATGGCGGCGAG from Gemmatimonadales bacterium includes the following:
- a CDS encoding N-acyl homoserine lactonase family protein, whose amino-acid sequence is MKITALSTGVLELKPTFLEGSPAHGGPVGLIRALGRDPRWTAPLPMWSWIIETGTERILVDAGARPGARGGPTRTRFHISSDQALVPELARRGLTPGDFDRVLLTHLHGDHVGGLAAFDQRRVWVARSEWAPVARFPGRLLRFLTAPVPRGFVPSLFDFDGPALLGFPGSWRVTPDGSIVALPTPGHSPGHTSFLLRSTEGDVLLAGDVTYDLPALHNQREQGFIANVEEHRQTLSRVLSLVRRGIAYLPSHDPESPARLAGRNPPSIYHAHG
- a CDS encoding MarR family transcriptional regulator; translation: MAESPARAFGTVYRRFQEAANRAYATHGWKGLTLSHVQFLSETEEAGTRLSDVASALKTTKQYAGRLAREMASKRLVTLVADPLDRRAVLAKPTERGRAFLQDACAVRAELETRYLGRLSPSRAAAFVATLKELVTATDG
- a CDS encoding serine hydrolase domain-containing protein; translated protein: MELRPFRFFLALVIAAPATAAAQLPRARPETVGMSSVRLARIRPMLRRYVEQGSVAGLVALVARDGRLVELDTAGWRDVASHSPMRRNTIFRIASMTKAVTSVAAMMLVEEGRLRLADSVSKYIPEFASTKVWAGRDSLVPPERAMTIHDLLTHRSGLVYGFIDTSAVGKAYRAAHVSDGLSDLVPTQAENMTRLAAQPLAFQPGHEWRYSLSVDVLGRVVEIASGLTLDEFLHARIFQPLRMHDTGFRVPDEKLGRLARAYSSPHDSLRAMAGTDSWEDGRLPLGRFGGPGTRGSDTFFSGGAGLFSTAGDYARFAQMLLNGGQLDGARLLSPKTVELMTADATSDLKNPLGPGVGFGLGFAVVRDLGATGVLGSAGTYSWGGILGTSFWIDPKERLVGVLMMQLFPNRDDVNEVFQTLTYQSVIR